One window of Drosophila busckii strain San Diego stock center, stock number 13000-0081.31 chromosome 3L, ASM1175060v1, whole genome shotgun sequence genomic DNA carries:
- the LOC108600754 gene encoding vacuolar protein sorting-associated protein 8 homolog yields MSELKAPSLQSLLESDRGSTDSLQLDFEFEGLDDVEFAIPPTDVLPTLETVLSEFEADSDVASELGVPVPRATPTPSISEDCGVRADGRGGAASGSIMRYTLLHGISSQLASAADRINAGAASACAVAAYIAVGTSHGHILNFDVTQTLRWAHQDKHSQGAVSSLAFNADSTRLLAGFARGLVAMLDTQTGDVLRELFDVITPNTGVLHVKWTSRSSLALCADAGGSVWSLSFTRKLGIRGCTSRCLFSGARGEVCAVEPLIMDATGRHELDQYCIVALATLSKYFIVTVRPRLRVIKYHALQGPPDCLPLLAWQLVLIQAADTTRSVDPVIVVGRGNQLFFHQLFVANGRITLLYLRHVQLQSSLLSGHWLGPKCVASLDTSEILHLVDVRSSRELECMDMANAGLVYGSAQFKGLATGGNVSPAFALAGTNACYNSVVARSTQLYVLGARSLHIIGVRTWSERISYLVKNHRWQEACQLALDGYVASAERPRKRAQAKERIIMLFKDYIANSARAPDYCLGPIVKCLITIGELELLWTQLWEHLHNNTDLFLQHISEHIEQDTIHSVNPVISQALVEYWLQRSPERLEQLILKLDWMCLDLNQVLKAVKRHQLYRAQLYLNACALNDYTAALTELLPQLTPDQTNLGNCLLVYVSSCLAGRRYPSGDVPAELVQQVKHDVLRCLTSQHSSASPADELPYPYLRALLKFDTRETLNVISLAFQEREFSNELGYSHRKRIIYLLLEIMTPENATWAEIGCLLNFIAQQISTQCLPRDKQLLERVLSYLAQEHIAKESERQHSERESAWHELLSNNCLADISSDEEQLELAQRANCYYVVEYLLEKLQRYHNILSCYIKNPSRHESMFVYMELHVHDIERCIYAQVRNNLDQLLQINAKETTRVIALHFPDKIDELLEQLRTKPVELFSLLKCLNERQSKLQPAYLEKLLELYCQQQTPEAVLEFLHDTTGYRLDKAIEIVKQHQLQRAVIYLYEQQEYYAQAFDLSMELLQTASQETASGEAQLVAALLARAAQTLPADKLERCWFTLLQYVLPQQALQSIAKSMLHEASQHIDLQNLVQLIMNTHNVVSSFGDIKELLMSMLISSRQETEALRLAADVLCQDLHTQFAEKHRQARRGLWVTSMRCQLCRQRLYDQTEVIVLGVCGHAVHDRCLIEETPLQQCPRCTITLPTVPADETQLAFTSLPCPNQHLLQSSNSIELGALQLKAPPRRFC; encoded by the exons ATGTCCGAGTTGAAAGCGCCCTCGCTGCAATCACTGCTGGAATCGGATCGGGGTTCCACGGACAGTTTACAGCTGGATTTTGAGTTTGAAGGC TTGGATGATGTAGAGTTTGCCATACCACCTACCGATGTGTTGCCCACACTGGAAACGGTGCTCAGCGAGTTTGAAGCGGATTCCGATGTAGCCTCAGAGCTGGGTGTGCCGGTGCcgcgtgccacgcccacgccatCAATTAGTGAAGATTGTGGCGTACGCGCTGATGGACGTGGTGGCGCGGCTTCTGGTTCCATAATGCGCTACACTCTACTGCATGGCATTTCCTCTCAATTGGCCTCCGCTGCTGATCGCATCAATGCCGGTGCGGCGAGTGCCTGCGCTGTTGCAGCATACATAGCGGTGGGTACCTCACACGGTCACATACTCAACTTTGATGTCACACAAACATTGCGCTGGGCGCACCAGGATAAGCACAGTCAAGGCGCCGTCTCGAGCCTGGCCTTCAATGCCGATTCAACGCGTCTCCTCGCCGGCTTTGCCCGCGGACTTGTCGCTATGCTAGACACGCAGACCGGCGACGTGCTGCGTGAGCTGTTCGATGTCATCACACCCAACACGGGTGTTTTGCATGTCAAGTGGACATCGCGCTCTTCGCTGGCACTTTGTGCGGATGCAGGCGGCTCCGTCTGGTCGCTGAGCTTTACCCGAAAACTAGGCATTCGAGGGTGCACTTCACGATGTCTGTTCTCAGGCGCACGTGGAGAGGTCTGCGCGGTGGAGCCGCTCATTATGGATGCTACAGGACGCCATGAACTAGACCAATACTGCATTGTGGCATTGGCCACGCTCTCCAAGTACTTTATTGTGACAGTACGTCCCCGTCTTCGCGTTATCAAGTATCATGCCCTGCAAGGTCCTCCGGATTGTCTGCCACTACTCGCCTGGCAGCTGGTGCTCATACAGGCAGCGGACACCACACGTTCCGTGGATCCCGTCATTGTGGTGGGTCGTGGGAATCAATTGTTCTTCCATCAGCTGTTTGTGGCCAATGGACGCATTACATTGCTCTATCTTCGCCATGTGCAGCTGCAGAGCAGCTTACTCTCTGGCCATTGGCTGGGCCCTAAGTGCGTCGCCTCGTTGGACACATCGGAGATACTGCACCTGGTGGATGTGCGCTCCAGCCGTGAACTAGAATGCATGGACATGGCCAACGCTGGTCTTGTCTATGGCTCGGCTCAGTTCAAGGGTCTTGCCACCGGCGGCAATGTCTCCCCAGCGTTTGCCTTAGCTGGCACCAATGCCTGCTACAACTCCGTGGTTGCCCGCTCTACGCAGCTGTACGTACTCGGTGCACGTTCTCTGCACATTATAGGAGTGCGCACCTGGTCGGAGCGTATTAGCTATTTG GTTAAGAACCATCGCTGGCAGGAGGCTTGTCAACTGGCTCTGGATGGTTACGTTGCCTCCGCAGAAAGGCCGCGTAAGCGTGCGCAAGCCAAAGAGCGCATAATAATGTTGTTCAAGGACTACATTGCCAACTCGGCGCGTGCTCCCGACTACTGCCTGGGACCCATTGTCAAGTGCCTCATTACCATAGGTGAGCTGGAGTTGCTATGGACGCAGCTCTGGGAGCATCTACACAACAACACGGACCTCTTCCTACAGCACATCTCCGAGCACATTGAGCAGGACACCATACACAGTGTAAATCCCGTCATCTCGCAGGCACTAGTGGAATACTGGCTCCAGCGCTCGCCCGAACGTCTTGAACAGCTTATCCTGAAGTTGGACTGGATGTGTCTGGACCTCAATCAGGTGCTGAAAGCAGTAAAGCGCCATCAGCTGTATCGAGCTCAACTCTACCTCAATGCCTGTGCCTTGAACGACTACACGGCTGCGCTAACCGAGCTGTTACCGCAGCTGACGCCGGACCAAACAAATCTGGGAAACTGTCTGCTAGTTTATGTGTCAAGCTGCCTAGCCGGTCGTCGCTATCCTAGTGGCGACGTACCTGCCGAGCTGGTGCAGCAAGTTAAGCATGATGTGTTGCGATGCCTCACCTCCCAGCATTCCAGTGCCAGTCCGGCGGATGAGTTGCCGTATCCGTATCTACGCGCGCTGCTCAAGTTCGACACGCGCGAAACTTTGAATGTCATCTCGCTGGCATTCCAGGAACGGGAGTTCAGCAATGAGCTTGGCTATTCCCATCGCAAACGCATTATCTATCTACTACTCGAGATTATGACGCCCGAAAACGCAACG TGGGCGGAAATTGGCTGTTTGCTGAACTTTATCGCACAACAGATATCGACGCAGTGCCTGCCGCGCGACAAACAGCTGCTGGAGCGTGTGCTCAGCTATTTGGCCCAGGAGCACATTGCCAAGGAGAGCGAGCGGCAGCATTCAGAGCGGGAAAGCGCATGGCACGAACTGCTGTCTAACAATTGCCTGGCGGATATAAGCAGCGATGAGGAGCAACTGGAGTTGGCGCAGCGTGCCAACTGCTACTATGTGGTGGAATATTTGCTGGAAAAGCTGCAGCGTTACCACAATATACTCAGCTGCTACATCAAGAATCCATCACGGCACGAGTCCATGTTTGTCTACATGGAGCTTCATGTGCATGACATTGAACGCTGCATTTACGCGCAGGTGCGTAACAATCTAGaccagctgctgcagatcAATGCAAAGGAGACAACGCGTGTCATTGCGCTGCACTTTCCGGACAAGATTGATGAACTGTTGGAACAACTTAGAACTAAGCCAGTAGAGCTTTTTAGTCTGTTGAAGTGCCTGAATGAGCGACAAAGCAAACTACAGCCCGCGTATCTTGAGAAACTCTTGGAGCTCtattgccagcaacaaacgcCGGAAGCGGTGCTAGAATTTCTACATGACACCACGGGATACCGGCTAGACAAGGCCATTGAGATTGTGAAGCAGCATCAACTGCAACGCGCTGTCATCTATCTGTACGAGCAACAAGAGTACTATGCGCAAGCATTTGATCTGTCCATGGAGCTGCTGCAGACGGCCAGCCAGGAGACGGCTTCAGGGGAGGCGCAGCTTGTAGCAGCACTGCTTGCCCGCGCGGCACAAACGTTGCCTGCGGATAAGCTAGAGCGTTGTTGGTTTACGCTCCTGCAGTATGTTCTGCCGCAGCAGGCTCTGCAGTCGATTGCCAAGTCAATGCTACATGAAGCATCGCAGCATATCGACCTGCAAAATCTGGTGCAGCTAATCATGAATACGCACAATGTTGTGAGCAGCTTTGGTGACATCAAGGAGCTGCTTATGAGCATGCTTATCAGCTCACGCCAGGAGACGGAGGCTTTGCGCCTGGCAGCCGATGTCCTCTGCCAGGATCTGCATACGCAGTTCGCTGAAAAACATCGCCAGGCCCGTCGTGGCCTTTGGGTGACCAGCATGCGTTGCCAGCTGTGTCGCCAGCGTCTATATGACCAGACAGAGGTCATTGTGCTAGGAGTCTGTGGGCACGCAGTGCATGACCGCTGCCTTATCGAAGAGACGCCACTACAGCAATGTCCACGCTGTACCATAACGCTGCCCACTGTGCCTGCTGATGAGACGCAGCTTGCCTTTACGAGCTTGCCCTGCCCCAATCAGCATTTACtacagagcagcaacagcatagAGCTGGGCGCACTGCAGCTAAAGGCGCCTCCTAGGCGCTTCTGCTAG